In Sardina pilchardus chromosome 8, fSarPil1.1, whole genome shotgun sequence, a genomic segment contains:
- the rtn4r gene encoding reticulon-4 receptor, which yields MTTVLVEGGRLVVLAVWLNLVPLLEGCPAKCVCFSEPRPTVACQQQSLPSIPAEMPVRSQRVYLESNKLTVVRSTSFSSLRNLTVLFLFKNNISHIEAGAFFGLERLEELDISDNNNLRIISPTAFQGLTKLHTLRLHRCGLSQLPVGVFRGLFSLQKLYLQDNNLLALHDDTFLDLANLTILFLYNNKIKVVTDHMLRGLNNLDQLLLHQNLITFVQQRAFSHLSKLTSLFLFFNNLTVLTGETMDPLVSLQYLRLNGNQWICDCRARTLWEWFKRFKGSSSELECHVPATLAGKDLKRLKTGDLEGCVDSPSQVQTSIFSTKSHSGKFFSSDDILGEPIPRCCLTGYDKSSIISSKTIPDPSSYNSRQITNNPLKDKENISKTKSRDERTKNDTRTKQSLNDGPLGTLSNGLDQSLGNVQPELIDTLEPSTAPSRKKKKCVKKPKSDTQCLKGQGSTVDTLSLVLLPLFWLLVTMS from the coding sequence GTGGAAGGCTCGTGGTGCTGGCGGTGTGGCTGAATCTGGTGCCACTGCTGGAGGGCTGCCcggccaagtgtgtgtgcttcagcgAGCCGCGTCCCACCGTGGCGTGCCAGCAGCAGAGCCTGCCGTCCATCCCCGCCGAGATGCCGGTGCGCAGCCAGCGCGTCTACCTGGAGAGCAACAAGCTGACGGTGGTGCGCTCCACCAGCTTCAGCTCGCTGCGCAACCTCACCGTGCTCTTCCTCTTCAAGAACAACATCAGCCACATCGAGGCCGGCGCCTTCTTCGGCCTGGAGCGGCTCGAGGAGCTGGACATCAGCGACAACAACAACCTGCGCATCATCAGCCCCACCGCCTTCCAGGGCCTCACCAAGCTGCACACCTTGCGCCTGCACCGGTGCGGCCTGTCGCAGCTGCCCGTGGGTGTCTTCAGGGGGCTGTTCTCCCTGCAGAAGCTTTACCTCCAGGACAACAACCTGCTCGCCCTGCACGACGACACTTTCCTCGACCTGGCCAACCTCACCATCCTTTTCCTGTACAACAACAAGATCAAAGTGGTGACGGACCACATGCTGCGCGGACTCAACAACCTGGACCAACTGCTCCTGCACCAGAACTTGATCACCTTTGTACAGCAGCGGGCCTTCAGCCACTTGAGCAAACTGACCTCATTGTTCCTCTTCTTTAATAACTTAACTGTCTTAACGGGGGAGACGATGGATCCCCTGGTTTCCCTCCAATACCTCAGACTAAATGGCAACCAATGGATCTGCGACTGCCGTGCCAGAACCCTTTGGGAGTGGTTCAAACGCTTCAAAGGCTCGAGCTCTGAGCTCGAGTGCCACGTGCCAGCCACACTGGCAGGCAAGGACCTGAAAAGGCTGAAAACAGGCGACTTGGAGGGATGTGTCGACTCCCCGTCCCAGGTCCAAACCAGTATCTTCAGCACCAAGAGCCATTCTGGAAAGTTCTTCTCGTCAGACGACATACTGGGGGAGCCCATTCCCAGGTGTTGTCTGACCGGCTACGACAAGTCGTCCATCATCTCCAGCAAAACAATCCCTGACCCCTCATCCTACAACAGTCGCCAAATCACCAACAACCCCCTGAAGGACAAGGAAAACATATCAAAGACTAAGTCGCGAGACGAGCGAACAAAAAACGACACCCGCACCAAGCAGAGCCTGAATGATGGGCCTTTGGGGACATTATCCAACGGCCTGGACCAGTCTCTCGGAAACGTACAGCCTGAGCTGATAGACACCCTGGAGCCCTCCACAGCCCCCtccagaaagaaaaagaaatgtgtgAAGAAGCCCAAATCAGACACTCAGTGTCTTAAAGGTCAGGGATCTACAGTGGACACCCTGAGCCTTGTCCTTTTGCCCTTGTTCTGGCTCCTGGTGACCATGTCTTAA